A single region of the Pelobates fuscus isolate aPelFus1 chromosome 4, aPelFus1.pri, whole genome shotgun sequence genome encodes:
- the LOC134609437 gene encoding uncharacterized protein LOC134609437 codes for MACNKVDAKVACSENVKQWLMNYIKRHGGPYEISQDCKQSWEKMQEFLGEVLFDKNVSDKKRKGCIMQALLSCCLKLEGIVKIKEDEMAELNSAINMKSEKLNNKIVDLRVHAVTTGEALIEKAKMCEELTVENERLNEKILKMQKELDECRHATNMAFNKMAESMAPSSKSPVPEIPVSIANPGIGDTGYKPLYPWEDLKEKSVTNLPAAPTTTTTVLNPDNSGEIQLVTKQLKPQEMDAIVREIGQVPQQDINRFLQWFCGIQRVKEMYSLTTSDMERVLQRVVGNGLWVRIVQTCGQQRRTRDMLKEILRALYGITSNVSLSGKIKQLKQESPYELSARISTVMEQFGVSNPGFEQGGMVHRSMFLDALEEDIKDEILSVTPNPSEMCDLLLRADNLWQRKVKNESFAVDAARIFRVERRDRSTMYPQKPIRGNRFQHMGNFRGENESGSDKRRRDPQRDHRNRDSAKGSNVMGDNWRNRWEEPQVINNNWNNNNNWERLKWRDNNWENPSWREKRRNNRENTWRRNHRWDEQPIRRNWDNWRNKEGNSEYWDLKRQTERLEAEVKALREQIREEGKTDQLRVPSN; via the coding sequence atggCATGTAATAAGGTAGATGCAAAAGTGGCTTGTTCAGAAAATGTTAAACAATGGCTTATGAATTATATTAAGAGACATGGTGGTCCTTATGAAATCTCTCAGGACTGTAAACAGTCATGGGAAAAGATGCAGGAGTTTTTAGGAGAAGTGTTATTTGATAAAAACGTGtctgataaaaaaagaaaagggtgtATTATGCAAGCATTACTATCATGCTGTTTAAAATTAGAAGGAATTGTAAAAATAAAGGAGGATGAAATGGCAGAGCTTAACTCAGCAATTAACATGAAATCTGAGAAATTGAATAATAAGATTGTAGATCTAAGAGTGCATGCAGTTACAACTGGTGAAGCTTTGATTGAAAAAGCCAAAATGTGTGAGGAGCTTACAGTGGAGAATGAGAGGCTGAATGAGAAAATTTTGAAGATGCAAAAAGAATTGGATGAATGCAGACATGCTACTAATATGGCTTTTAATAAAATGGCAGAAAGCATGGCACCTTCGAGTAAGTCTCCTGTACCTGAAATTCCAGTGTCTATTGCTAACCCAGGGATTGGAGATACAGGATACAAACCTCTATATCCATGGGAGGATTTGAAAGAAAAGTCAGTGACGAATCTCCCTGCGGCTCCAACTACAACAACCACAGTGTTGAATCCTGATAATTCTGGAGAGATTCAGCTGGTTACTAAGCAGTTAAAGCCACAAGAAATGGATGCCATAGTTAGAGAAATAGGGCAGGTCCCTCAGCAGGATATCAATCGCTTTTTGCAGTGGTTTTGTGGAATTCAAAGAGTGAAAGAGATGTATAGTTTGACAACTAGTGATATGGAGAGAGTGCTGCAGAGAGTTGTTGGAAATGGATTGTGGGTCAGGATTGTACAGACATGTGGTCAGCAGCGAAGAACTAGGGATATGTTGAAAGAGATCTTGAGAGCACTTTATGGAATTACATCAAATGTGTCATTGTCTGGAAAAATTAAACAGCTGAAACAAGAGTCTCCGTATGAATTGTCAGCTAGAATCTCCACAGTGATGGAACAGTTTGGTGTCAGTAATCCTGGTTTTGAACAGGGAGGGATGGTGCATAGATCAATGTTTTTGGATGCATTAGAGGAAGATATTAAGGATGAGATATTATCTGTAACCCCAAACCCATCAGAAATGTGTGATTTACTGTTAAGAGCTGATAATTTGTggcaaagaaaggttaaaaatgagAGTTTTGCTGTAGATGCTGCCAGGATTTTCAGAGTAGAGAGGAGAGACAGGTCTACCATGTATCCTCAGAAACCAATCAGGGGAAATAGATTTCAGCATATGGGAAATTTTAGAGGTGAGAATGAATCTGGTAGTGACAAAAGAcggagagatccacagagggaccataggaatagggatAGTGCTAAAGGGAGCAATGTAATGGGAGACAATTGGAGAAATAGATGGGAGGAGCCTCAGGTAATCAacaataattggaataataataataactgggagAGGCTAAAATGGAGAGATAATAACTGGGAAAATCCCAGTTGGAGAGAAAAACGAAGAAACAACAGAGAGAATActtggagaaggaaccatagatgggatgagcagcCCATTAGACGAaattgggataattggaggaataaagaagggaatagcgAATACTGGGACCTGaagagacagactgagagattgGAGGCAGAAGTAAAAGCACTTAGGGAACAGATCAGAGAGGAGGGAAAGACTGATCAATTGAGGGTCCCCAGCAATTAA